From the genome of Solidesulfovibrio carbinolicus, one region includes:
- a CDS encoding ParA family protein, which translates to MLAICPFCRARHEIAEAEATSGTTCSHCHRRFAVRRKEPALAGADAGPSLLRIERPHGLFERPGVVERRLTAVPRPTPASAAPAPAPQAASLAAMAQPQTDRPDNRPLQTAQPARAAVLAAVPAAAPHPQDLNDETAPPILAEPDAAAEQTAAAALSAIKNQLAAEPAPSSLPEPGTGHARRIGVMLSKGGVGKTTTAVNLAAGLAGLGKRTLLIDADTQGQCAYALGVTPGKGLAEYVDGSVSAEDALTPVRDNLWLLAGGKGLAGLKRLISRKDFGGERTLDDALSGLDDRFEVIVVDSAPGWDALTVNVLFYVRELLVPVALEAMSLQGFSEFLRSFAAVSRYRPELSLRYVVPTFLDKRVRGPAALAEELAALYPDRICPAVRYNAKLSEAPAEGRTIFEYAPRSPGAKDYQTLAERIAADG; encoded by the coding sequence ATGCTCGCCATCTGCCCGTTTTGCCGCGCCAGACACGAAATCGCCGAAGCCGAGGCGACCTCCGGCACGACCTGCTCCCACTGCCACCGCCGCTTCGCCGTGCGCCGCAAGGAACCGGCCCTGGCCGGGGCCGACGCCGGACCGTCGCTTTTACGCATCGAACGCCCCCACGGCCTGTTCGAGCGCCCGGGCGTGGTGGAACGCCGCCTGACCGCCGTACCCCGGCCGACACCGGCCTCTGCGGCTCCGGCTCCCGCGCCCCAGGCCGCATCCCTGGCGGCCATGGCCCAGCCGCAAACCGACCGGCCGGACAACCGGCCGCTCCAGACGGCCCAGCCCGCCCGGGCCGCCGTCCTGGCCGCCGTGCCCGCCGCCGCCCCGCACCCCCAAGACCTCAACGACGAAACCGCGCCGCCCATCCTGGCCGAACCCGACGCCGCCGCCGAACAAACTGCCGCCGCCGCGCTTTCAGCCATCAAAAACCAGCTGGCCGCCGAACCCGCGCCATCAAGCCTGCCCGAGCCGGGAACCGGCCACGCCCGGCGCATCGGCGTCATGCTGAGCAAAGGCGGCGTGGGCAAGACCACCACCGCTGTCAATCTGGCCGCCGGACTGGCGGGGCTTGGCAAACGCACGCTCCTCATCGACGCCGACACCCAGGGCCAGTGCGCCTACGCCCTGGGCGTGACGCCCGGCAAGGGACTGGCCGAATACGTGGACGGCTCGGTGAGCGCCGAGGACGCCCTGACGCCGGTGCGCGACAACCTCTGGCTGCTGGCCGGCGGCAAGGGCCTGGCCGGCCTCAAACGGCTGATCAGCCGCAAGGATTTCGGCGGCGAACGCACCCTGGACGACGCCCTGTCCGGCCTGGACGACCGCTTCGAGGTCATCGTGGTGGACAGCGCCCCGGGCTGGGACGCGCTCACCGTCAACGTGCTCTTCTACGTGCGCGAGCTGCTCGTGCCCGTGGCCCTGGAAGCCATGTCGCTGCAAGGATTCTCGGAATTCCTGCGCAGCTTTGCCGCCGTGTCGCGCTACCGGCCGGAACTTTCCCTGCGTTACGTCGTGCCGACCTTCCTCGACAAGCGCGTGCGCGGCCCCGCCGCCCTGGCCGAGGAACTGGCCGCCCTCTACCCCGACCGGATCTGCCCGGCCGTGCGCTACAACGCCAAACTGTCCGAAGCGCCGGCCGAAGGCCGCACCATCTTCGAATACGCCCCGCGCTCGCCCGGCGCCAAGGACTACCAAACCCTGGCCGAACGCATCGCGGCTGACGGGTGA
- a CDS encoding cytochrome ubiquinol oxidase subunit I, which translates to MDFLADALMLSRVQFALTTAFHILFPPLTIGLAVYLVVLEGLWLRTGDLVYYRQFRFWSGLFAINFAVGVVSGIPLEFQFGTNWGPFSATVGNFFGQVLGFEGTMAFMLESAFLYIMLFGWKRVGPRMHFFATIMVCFAASLSAFWILVANSWMQTPSGGHIENGVFVVTDYLAAIFSPDLPLAFSHMYLACLELTAFVVGAVSGVYVLLGRHTAFFLRSFKFAAAAAVVLAPLQALVGDLNGQEIGRIQPAKVAAIESHWDTNKPGTGAAWHVIAWPDPEAERNVFAISIPDVLSLLITHDPTGTVPGLKDFPREDRPPIVLPFYSFRLMVGVGTAMIAVMAWTIWLWRRGRLTVERAGENRLLCMSWALLAPGAYVAVIMGWVTREVGRQPWLAYGLIRTENGHSALSAGEVGLSLAGFCVAYTLLFGLFIHFMGKRLRRGPDLDELPPPAHRAGAVVG; encoded by the coding sequence ATGGATTTTCTCGCCGACGCGCTTATGCTTTCGCGGGTGCAGTTCGCCCTGACCACGGCCTTCCATATCCTGTTCCCGCCGCTCACCATCGGCCTGGCCGTCTATCTCGTCGTGCTGGAAGGGCTGTGGCTGCGGACCGGCGATCTGGTCTATTACCGCCAGTTCCGGTTTTGGTCCGGGCTTTTCGCCATAAACTTCGCCGTGGGCGTGGTCTCGGGCATCCCGCTGGAATTCCAGTTCGGGACCAACTGGGGGCCGTTTTCCGCCACGGTGGGCAACTTCTTCGGCCAGGTGCTCGGGTTCGAGGGCACCATGGCCTTCATGCTGGAGTCGGCCTTCCTCTACATCATGCTTTTTGGCTGGAAGCGTGTCGGCCCCAGGATGCACTTTTTCGCCACCATCATGGTCTGCTTCGCCGCGTCGCTGTCGGCCTTCTGGATTCTGGTGGCCAACTCCTGGATGCAGACCCCGTCCGGGGGCCATATCGAAAACGGCGTGTTCGTGGTCACCGATTATCTGGCCGCCATCTTCTCCCCGGACCTGCCCCTGGCCTTTTCCCACATGTATCTGGCCTGCCTGGAGCTGACGGCCTTTGTCGTGGGCGCGGTCTCGGGCGTCTATGTGCTGCTGGGCCGGCATACCGCCTTTTTCCTGCGTTCATTCAAGTTCGCGGCGGCGGCCGCCGTGGTGCTGGCGCCGCTGCAGGCCCTGGTCGGGGATTTGAACGGCCAGGAGATCGGCCGCATCCAGCCGGCCAAGGTGGCGGCCATCGAATCCCACTGGGACACCAATAAGCCCGGGACCGGCGCGGCCTGGCATGTCATCGCCTGGCCCGATCCCGAGGCCGAACGCAACGTGTTCGCCATTTCCATTCCCGATGTCTTAAGCCTGCTCATCACCCACGACCCCACCGGCACGGTGCCGGGGCTCAAGGATTTTCCAAGGGAAGACCGGCCGCCCATCGTGCTGCCGTTTTATTCCTTCCGGCTGATGGTGGGCGTGGGCACGGCCATGATCGCGGTCATGGCCTGGACGATCTGGCTATGGCGCAGGGGCCGGCTCACCGTGGAGCGGGCCGGGGAAAACCGGCTGCTTTGTATGTCCTGGGCGCTGTTGGCCCCCGGGGCCTACGTGGCCGTCATCATGGGCTGGGTCACCCGGGAGGTCGGCCGCCAGCCCTGGCTGGCCTATGGGCTGATCCGCACCGAAAACGGCCATTCGGCCTTGTCGGCCGGCGAGGTCGGACTGTCCTTGGCCGGATTCTGCGTGGCCTACACGCTGCTCTTCGGGCTTTTCATCCATTTCATGGGCAAACGCTTGCGCCGGGGACCGGACCTGGACGAGCTGCCGCCCCCGGCCCACCGGGCCGGTGCGGTCGTCGGGTAG
- the cydB gene encoding cytochrome d ubiquinol oxidase subunit II, translated as MTLADVWYWILALLLWLYVFTDGFDLGVGILCLVEQNEPRRGIMIETVEGVWHANQTWLVMLGGVLFGAFPLVYGTVLAALYLPAGFLLFALMARGMGIEYRPETDDPRFWTQVFGWGSVAVTVAHGLLLGAILQGMSFDGLRYLGGPLDWLAPFPILVAVTLLCLYPMFAAAWLVLKTEGALQDAARLWGIRFGSAAVACLVLLVGYIALDGSLGHLVGRPGQGGLSPLFVLLLVVAVLNAALYFRALGKGWEHRPLMYCASMLAFVFLAFGLSVFPLIVPPAVTAASAAAPDDMLRVMLYVVGGLMPVVLFYNAYQYRVFRGKAVSGEEA; from the coding sequence GTGACCCTCGCCGACGTCTGGTACTGGATACTGGCCTTGCTCCTGTGGCTCTACGTCTTCACCGACGGCTTCGACCTCGGGGTCGGCATCCTGTGTCTGGTGGAGCAAAACGAACCGCGACGGGGTATTATGATCGAGACCGTGGAAGGGGTGTGGCACGCCAACCAGACCTGGCTGGTCATGCTTGGGGGCGTGCTTTTTGGCGCGTTTCCCCTGGTCTACGGCACGGTGCTGGCTGCGCTCTATCTGCCGGCCGGTTTCCTGCTTTTTGCGCTCATGGCCCGGGGCATGGGCATTGAGTACCGCCCGGAAACCGACGATCCCCGGTTCTGGACCCAGGTCTTCGGCTGGGGCAGCGTGGCCGTCACCGTGGCCCATGGCCTGCTCCTGGGAGCCATCCTCCAGGGCATGTCCTTTGACGGCCTGCGCTACCTGGGCGGCCCCCTGGACTGGCTGGCCCCGTTCCCCATCCTGGTGGCCGTGACGTTGCTGTGCCTCTATCCCATGTTCGCCGCCGCCTGGCTGGTGCTCAAGACCGAAGGCGCGTTGCAGGACGCCGCCCGCTTGTGGGGCATCCGCTTTGGTTCGGCCGCCGTGGCCTGCCTGGTCTTGCTCGTCGGCTACATCGCCCTGGACGGCTCGCTTGGCCATCTGGTCGGCCGGCCGGGACAGGGCGGGCTTTCGCCGCTTTTCGTGCTGTTGCTGGTCGTGGCCGTGCTCAACGCGGCGCTGTATTTCCGGGCCCTGGGCAAGGGCTGGGAGCATCGCCCCCTCATGTACTGCGCCTCCATGCTGGCCTTTGTCTTCCTGGCTTTTGGCCTAAGCGTGTTCCCGCTTATCGTGCCGCCGGCCGTCACCGCCGCTTCGGCCGCCGCGCCCGACGACATGCTGCGGGTCATGCTCTACGTCGTCGGCGGGCTCATGCCCGTGGTCCTTTTCTACAACGCCTACCAATACCGGGTTTTTCGCGGCAAGGCCGTGTCCGGGGAAGAGGCCTAG
- a CDS encoding MATE family efflux transporter: MQRWHGPGGIAHVLRIGLPLLAGMGSITAMHLTDRIFLGWYSQDALAASLPAGATFFLLTSFFLGTAGYAGVLVAQHVGAGQTDKVGRVVWQGVWFALASFAPLILLALAARPIFAAMGHPAEVRELEEIYYRVLMLGAGFMVLEASLAAFFSGRGLTRVVMCVNIGGAILNIPLNYLLIFGNWGLPPLGVAGSALATVTAWAAMAGAYGLLIFTRRNDGLYGVFRGRAFDRPLFARLVRLGMPGGAQVFLDVFAATVFIALAGRIGKAELTATSIVLSANTPAFLPLIGLSQGLAVIVGQSMGAGKPAEAVRAAGSAVRIMAVYMAVMAAVFLGFPDQLALIFRPNEADASFDAALAYCRPLFAWVVVLGFCDVVIHAAFGVLRGAGDTRYLMAAAALVSAFALVAPAWLAVTAFSVGVVGLWGVFAFYAAVMAVVLWLRCRGGAWQTLRLVRPAGDGQ; this comes from the coding sequence ATGCAACGCTGGCATGGCCCGGGCGGCATCGCCCACGTTTTGCGCATCGGTTTGCCCCTGCTCGCCGGCATGGGTTCCATCACGGCCATGCACCTGACCGATCGCATCTTCCTTGGCTGGTATTCCCAGGACGCCCTGGCCGCCTCGTTGCCGGCCGGGGCCACCTTCTTTCTGCTCACCTCCTTTTTTTTGGGCACGGCCGGCTACGCCGGGGTGCTGGTGGCCCAGCACGTCGGGGCCGGCCAGACCGACAAGGTCGGCCGGGTGGTCTGGCAGGGCGTGTGGTTCGCCCTGGCGTCGTTTGCGCCGCTGATCCTGCTGGCGCTGGCCGCCAGGCCGATCTTTGCCGCCATGGGCCATCCGGCCGAGGTGCGCGAACTGGAAGAGATCTATTACCGCGTGCTCATGCTTGGGGCCGGGTTCATGGTGCTCGAAGCCTCCCTGGCCGCCTTTTTCAGCGGCCGGGGGCTGACCCGGGTGGTCATGTGCGTCAACATCGGTGGGGCCATCCTCAACATCCCGCTCAACTATCTGCTCATTTTCGGCAACTGGGGCCTGCCGCCCCTGGGCGTGGCCGGCTCGGCCCTGGCCACGGTCACGGCCTGGGCGGCCATGGCCGGCGCCTACGGCCTGCTCATCTTCACCCGCCGCAACGACGGCCTTTATGGCGTGTTTCGGGGCCGGGCCTTTGACCGGCCGCTTTTTGCGCGCCTGGTGCGCCTGGGCATGCCGGGCGGGGCGCAGGTGTTTCTGGACGTGTTCGCGGCCACGGTGTTCATTGCCCTGGCCGGGCGCATCGGCAAGGCGGAGCTGACGGCCACGAGCATTGTGTTGTCGGCCAACACCCCGGCCTTTTTGCCGCTTATCGGCCTGTCCCAGGGCCTGGCCGTCATCGTGGGCCAGTCCATGGGCGCGGGCAAACCGGCCGAGGCCGTGCGGGCCGCCGGCAGCGCCGTGCGGATCATGGCCGTGTACATGGCGGTCATGGCCGCCGTGTTCCTGGGCTTCCCGGACCAACTGGCCCTGATCTTCCGGCCCAACGAAGCCGACGCCTCCTTTGACGCGGCCCTGGCCTATTGCCGGCCGCTTTTCGCCTGGGTGGTGGTGCTGGGGTTTTGCGACGTGGTCATCCATGCCGCCTTTGGCGTGCTGCGTGGGGCCGGCGACACCCGTTATCTCATGGCGGCCGCCGCCCTGGTGTCGGCCTTTGCCCTGGTGGCTCCGGCCTGGCTGGCGGTGACGGCCTTTTCCGTCGGCGTGGTAGGGCTTTGGGGCGTGTTCGCCTTTTACGCGGCGGTCATGGCCGTGGTCTTGTGGTTGCGCTGCCGGGGCGGGGCGTGGCAAACCTTGCGGCTGGTCCGGCCGGCTGGGGATGGCCAATAA
- a CDS encoding IS110 family RNA-guided transposase encodes MAAIERFIGIDVSKETLDVHTLPDGNAFVFTNDPDGIKAICKKFSKIRPELIVLEATGGLQIPVATALSLKKFPVAVVNPRQVRDFAKATGRLAKTDKIDAEMLALFGKQLRPEVRPLKDEQAQELSAFMSRRNQLLRMLVMEKNRLSRSYGSVRNDIEKNIDWLEERLSEINTHLGALVRASPFWREQDNLLRSVPGVGEVLSTAILSNLPELGKLNRRAISALVGVAPMNCDSGKFRGKRRVFGGRSNLRSILYMAIMTAIRFNPVIRDFYKRLTEAGKPHKVAAVASMRKLVTILNAMVRSGQPWAHCES; translated from the coding sequence ATGGCTGCTATTGAGCGTTTTATTGGGATTGATGTTTCAAAGGAAACTCTGGACGTTCACACACTCCCTGATGGAAATGCCTTTGTTTTCACCAATGATCCAGACGGTATAAAGGCGATTTGCAAGAAGTTTTCCAAGATTAGGCCTGAGCTTATTGTCCTTGAGGCCACAGGTGGTCTTCAAATTCCTGTTGCCACGGCATTAAGCCTGAAGAAATTTCCTGTTGCTGTGGTCAATCCTCGCCAGGTCCGGGACTTCGCAAAGGCTACCGGGCGGCTGGCAAAGACTGACAAAATCGATGCAGAAATGCTGGCGCTCTTTGGGAAACAGCTCCGCCCTGAAGTGAGACCGTTGAAGGATGAACAGGCGCAGGAGCTTAGCGCATTTATGTCCAGACGGAACCAGCTATTGAGAATGCTCGTTATGGAGAAGAATCGTCTTTCGCGTTCCTATGGTTCAGTCAGAAATGACATAGAAAAAAATATCGATTGGCTTGAAGAGCGGTTGTCCGAAATCAATACTCATCTTGGTGCACTTGTCCGAGCAAGTCCCTTTTGGCGTGAACAGGACAATTTGCTTCGTAGTGTTCCTGGAGTTGGGGAAGTTCTATCAACAGCCATTCTTTCAAATCTTCCCGAGCTTGGAAAATTGAACCGCCGCGCGATATCTGCACTTGTTGGCGTTGCCCCAATGAATTGCGACAGTGGCAAGTTTCGTGGAAAACGTCGGGTTTTTGGTGGTCGCAGTAATCTTCGCTCCATTTTATATATGGCCATCATGACGGCAATTCGTTTCAACCCAGTAATTCGTGATTTCTATAAGCGACTGACGGAGGCTGGCAAGCCTCACAAAGTTGCAGCTGTCGCTTCCATGCGAAAGCTCGTGACGATTTTGAATGCAATGGTTCGATCCGGTCAACCCTGGGCGCACTGTGAAAGCTAG
- a CDS encoding ubiquinone/menaquinone biosynthesis methyltransferase, translated as MRDTAVKRMFEDIAFSYDMQNSALSLGIDIWWRRSFVSMIEPRQGTVLDAATGTGEVALAIRRRRPGLTVIGLDFSPAMLEVARAKAAKGRIAGYHLGVADCRDVPLTDACVDAVTMAFGIRNIAERVAVMREFYRVLRPGGQLHVMEFGMPRFALGKALYRFYFDRILPPVGNFLSRTDYAYSYLVESVDAFPADDDFLARMGEAGFAQRRVTDLTGGLARVFSGRKL; from the coding sequence ATGCGCGACACCGCCGTCAAGCGGATGTTCGAGGACATCGCCTTTTCCTACGATATGCAAAACAGCGCCCTGTCCCTGGGCATCGACATCTGGTGGCGACGCTCGTTCGTGTCCATGATCGAGCCGCGCCAGGGGACCGTCCTCGACGCGGCCACCGGCACCGGCGAGGTGGCCCTGGCCATCCGCCGCCGCCGGCCGGGCCTGACGGTCATCGGCCTGGACTTCTCCCCGGCCATGCTGGAGGTGGCCCGGGCCAAGGCGGCCAAGGGCAGGATAGCAGGCTACCACCTGGGCGTGGCCGACTGCCGCGACGTGCCGCTCACCGACGCCTGCGTGGACGCCGTGACCATGGCTTTCGGCATCCGCAACATCGCCGAGCGGGTGGCGGTCATGCGGGAATTTTACCGGGTGTTGCGCCCGGGCGGGCAACTGCACGTCATGGAGTTCGGGATGCCGCGTTTTGCCCTCGGCAAGGCGCTCTACCGCTTCTATTTCGACCGCATCCTGCCGCCGGTGGGCAACTTCCTGTCCCGCACCGACTACGCCTACAGCTATCTGGTCGAGTCCGTGGACGCCTTCCCGGCAGATGACGACTTCCTGGCCCGGATGGGCGAGGCCGGTTTTGCGCAGCGGCGCGTGACGGACCTGACCGGCGGTCTGGCCCGGGTGTTCAGCGGACGCAAGCTCTAG
- a CDS encoding class I SAM-dependent methyltransferase: MEVNWPERFYCRSFVRKIAQWREVGFFRAAHPIPPGAKVLEIGCGDGGGAAIFARRFAPSLYHGLDVDPAMVKVAAGRRKGPDWDKRLFVLGDAEKLPYADGAFDAVVNFGIIHHLPDWRRGLAEVARVLRPGGAFYFEEIYPPLYANPLFRVMLAHPREDRFHGPEFRAVMAREGLTLLPGYHETCLFILGVAIKTGRP, translated from the coding sequence ATGGAAGTCAACTGGCCCGAGCGTTTCTACTGTCGCAGTTTTGTCCGCAAGATCGCCCAATGGCGCGAGGTGGGCTTTTTTCGCGCCGCCCATCCGATTCCCCCCGGGGCTAAGGTTCTGGAGATCGGCTGCGGCGACGGCGGCGGGGCGGCCATCTTCGCCCGGCGCTTCGCCCCGTCCCTGTACCACGGTCTGGACGTGGATCCGGCCATGGTCAAGGTGGCGGCCGGACGGCGCAAGGGGCCGGACTGGGACAAGCGGCTGTTTGTCCTGGGCGACGCCGAAAAGCTGCCCTACGCCGACGGGGCCTTTGACGCGGTGGTCAATTTCGGCATCATCCACCACCTGCCCGACTGGCGGCGGGGGCTGGCCGAGGTGGCCCGCGTGCTGCGGCCGGGCGGGGCGTTTTATTTCGAGGAAATCTATCCGCCGCTTTACGCCAATCCGCTTTTCCGGGTCATGCTGGCCCATCCCCGGGAGGACCGGTTCCACGGCCCGGAATTTCGCGCCGTCATGGCCCGGGAAGGCTTGACCCTGCTGCCGGGCTACCACGAAACGTGCCTGTTCATTCTGGGCGTGGCCATAAAGACCGGCCGGCCCTGA
- a CDS encoding PAS domain-containing sensor histidine kinase, translating to MPPESAAWTEQLPLLLAREEPWLMERVLAHAKAQGYTAYTSTLVEAWRVSVAGLSAAVAAALAGDPCRLADYPAETPNLDDPVTAFAVREAALHRQRGISLAMFWGLLKYYRQAYLELLDARAEVLGDGLAQARSFVAACFERMEYAFVLRWEELSDKGLHDALARENRALANEKNKYLTVFETVPHALFLLDAAGALENANAPALALLGRESACGALYYGGFAPQGEDACAGLSGRPLVELLPWLAPALDAPTGQEARSLPVEIVVELANVDRHYSVVAETLRDVSGKFAGKVVLCRDVTERRATENALARSEELYRSLVEAMHQGVAVLSPEGRVDFANQTLCDLLGRSMDAVISQPLFAFLRPEDHGRFMESLAARAQGQADPYELRLRRPDGRSVVIMASPSPLVGPDSDYQGSLEVFTDVTRLRQLELQLATTKRLEAIGQLAGGVAHEINTPLQYLAGNLDFAQNSLTHLLTLLDKYETALAQAEGGPGLETAKAAIDAFRRDNDLEMLLAELPQALAESRHGAERVAAFVRSIKRFAQTESVGRRAIDVNEAIRATVEVAKSAQEYPIAMRTDLADDLPPLPCVPGDFNQLLLCLLINAAQAIEHQAAPNGRIDIVSRRQGQAIAITVADTGKGIPADLQDKIFDPFFTTRDVGKGGGQGLAIALSIVQKHKGDIRFASEPGQGTTFQVTFPLE from the coding sequence ATGCCGCCCGAATCCGCCGCCTGGACCGAACAATTGCCCCTGCTGCTGGCCCGGGAAGAACCCTGGCTCATGGAGCGCGTTCTGGCCCATGCCAAGGCCCAGGGCTACACGGCCTATACCTCCACCCTGGTCGAAGCCTGGCGCGTGTCCGTGGCCGGACTGTCCGCCGCCGTGGCCGCCGCTCTGGCCGGCGACCCTTGCCGTCTGGCCGACTACCCGGCCGAGACCCCCAACCTCGACGATCCCGTCACCGCCTTTGCCGTGCGCGAGGCCGCCCTGCACCGCCAGCGCGGCATCTCCCTGGCCATGTTCTGGGGGCTGCTCAAATATTACCGCCAAGCCTATCTGGAACTCCTGGATGCCCGGGCCGAGGTCCTGGGCGACGGCCTGGCCCAGGCTCGATCCTTTGTCGCCGCCTGCTTCGAGCGCATGGAATACGCCTTTGTCCTGCGCTGGGAGGAACTCTCGGACAAAGGCCTTCACGACGCCCTGGCCCGGGAGAACCGCGCCCTGGCCAACGAGAAGAACAAATACCTCACCGTGTTCGAGACCGTGCCCCACGCCCTGTTCCTCCTCGACGCGGCCGGGGCGCTGGAAAACGCCAATGCCCCGGCCCTGGCCCTGCTCGGCCGGGAGTCCGCCTGCGGCGCGCTCTATTACGGCGGCTTCGCGCCCCAGGGCGAAGACGCCTGCGCCGGGCTGTCGGGGCGGCCCCTGGTCGAACTGCTTCCCTGGCTGGCTCCGGCCCTGGACGCTCCAACCGGCCAGGAAGCTCGCAGCCTGCCCGTCGAAATCGTCGTGGAACTGGCCAACGTGGACCGCCACTACAGCGTGGTGGCCGAAACCCTGCGCGACGTGTCCGGCAAATTCGCCGGCAAGGTCGTTCTATGCCGCGACGTCACCGAACGCCGAGCTACCGAAAACGCCCTGGCCCGCAGCGAGGAACTCTACCGCTCCCTGGTCGAAGCCATGCACCAGGGCGTGGCCGTGCTGTCCCCCGAAGGCCGCGTCGATTTTGCCAACCAGACCTTGTGCGATCTCCTCGGCCGATCCATGGACGCGGTCATCAGCCAGCCACTTTTTGCCTTCCTGCGTCCCGAGGACCACGGCCGCTTCATGGAATCCCTGGCCGCCCGAGCCCAGGGACAGGCCGACCCCTACGAACTGCGGCTGCGTCGCCCCGATGGCCGCTCCGTGGTCATCATGGCCTCGCCCTCGCCGCTGGTCGGCCCGGACAGCGATTACCAGGGGTCCCTTGAAGTCTTCACCGACGTCACCCGGCTGCGTCAGCTCGAACTCCAGCTCGCCACCACCAAACGCCTGGAAGCCATCGGCCAGCTCGCCGGCGGCGTGGCCCACGAAATCAACACCCCCCTGCAATACCTCGCCGGGAACCTCGACTTCGCCCAAAACAGCCTGACCCACCTCCTGACGCTGCTCGACAAATATGAAACCGCCCTGGCCCAAGCCGAAGGCGGACCCGGGCTGGAAACGGCCAAGGCCGCCATCGACGCCTTCCGCCGCGACAACGACCTGGAAATGCTGCTGGCCGAACTGCCCCAGGCCCTGGCCGAAAGCCGCCACGGGGCCGAGCGCGTGGCCGCCTTCGTGCGCTCCATCAAACGCTTCGCCCAGACCGAATCCGTCGGCCGCCGGGCCATTGACGTCAACGAAGCCATCCGGGCCACCGTCGAAGTCGCCAAAAGCGCCCAGGAATACCCCATCGCCATGCGCACGGACCTGGCCGACGACCTGCCGCCCCTGCCTTGCGTGCCCGGCGACTTCAACCAGCTCCTGCTGTGCCTGCTCATAAACGCCGCCCAGGCCATAGAACACCAGGCCGCCCCCAACGGCCGCATCGACATCGTCAGCCGCCGCCAGGGTCAGGCCATCGCCATCACCGTGGCCGA
- a CDS encoding UbiA family prenyltransferase: MNAPVCPAPERRGLVLTVYLALSRTPHGLLDLAGPFCAALLCRGGLPPVSVVILGIVTVFAGYTAVYALNDIVDYRSDKLQLEGSGEDERVNYLDAAFIRHPLARGCLSLPGAVVWFVCWAVVAFAGAYALNPVCAGLLVAGCLLETAYCLLLTVTHLRALINGVVKSLGPLAAAYAVVPEPSPWFLAGLCAWVFAWEIGGQNIPADWHDARRDALFGARTVPVVLGGRRASRLAVVMLGISLIASAPLLALSPLAVSAPLVLAAVLGGAWLMLPPAVSLAATLDDAQAASLFNRASAYPALVLAVLVLHLLTR; encoded by the coding sequence TTGAACGCCCCTGTCTGCCCCGCCCCCGAGCGCCGGGGGCTGGTTCTCACCGTCTATCTGGCCCTGTCGCGCACGCCCCACGGCCTGCTCGACCTGGCCGGCCCGTTTTGCGCCGCCCTGCTGTGCCGGGGCGGGCTGCCGCCCGTCTCCGTGGTCATTTTGGGCATCGTCACGGTCTTTGCCGGCTACACCGCCGTCTACGCCCTAAACGACATCGTGGACTACCGCTCCGACAAGCTCCAGCTCGAAGGCAGCGGCGAGGACGAGCGCGTCAACTACCTCGACGCGGCCTTTATCCGCCATCCCCTGGCCCGGGGCTGCCTGTCCCTGCCCGGGGCCGTTGTCTGGTTCGTCTGCTGGGCCGTGGTCGCCTTTGCCGGGGCCTATGCCCTAAACCCCGTCTGCGCCGGCCTGCTCGTCGCCGGCTGTCTGCTGGAGACCGCCTACTGCCTGCTTTTGACCGTCACCCACCTGCGGGCGCTCATTAACGGCGTGGTCAAATCCCTTGGCCCCCTGGCCGCCGCCTACGCCGTGGTCCCGGAGCCGTCGCCCTGGTTCCTGGCCGGCCTGTGCGCCTGGGTGTTCGCCTGGGAGATCGGCGGCCAGAACATCCCGGCCGACTGGCACGACGCCCGGCGCGACGCCCTTTTTGGCGCGCGCACCGTGCCCGTGGTCCTGGGCGGCCGCCGGGCCAGCCGGCTGGCCGTGGTCATGCTCGGGATCAGCCTGATCGCGTCCGCGCCGCTTTTGGCGCTCTCGCCTCTGGCCGTGTCCGCGCCCCTGGTGCTGGCCGCCGTTCTGGGCGGGGCCTGGCTCATGCTGCCGCCGGCCGTCTCCCTGGCCGCCACCCTCGACGACGCCCAGGCCGCGTCGCTTTTCAACCGGGCCAGCGCCTATCCCGCCCTGGTCCTGGCCGTGCTGGTGCTCCATCTGCTGACGCGCTGA